The Myxococcota bacterium genome has a segment encoding these proteins:
- the ptsP gene encoding phosphoenolpyruvate--protein phosphotransferase, translating into MPRPSANLLRDLGRLLTRSHDLEETLNNVVRLVARWMRASACSIYLLEDDGRTLILRATRGLNPNAVGRMRIRVGQGIAGRSLEQRETIAVPDVRQDPRIHAFPYSGEQRFRSLVAVPLLVRGEPVGVLTARTARVRVFTPEQLELLEMITAQVGTIVLNARLLDRAVRDASEGRASQPAPARELRKPGMPLRGIATSPGIARGSVHLLAARLDLSNLDYRPARTAEAEWRALQRALRETVRQLNELRETVGARFGEELADVFTTHIMILEDQGFRERLRRQLDVHGNGARALVETLQSYAAILGASHDPTLRERAADMEDVLQRAVGELVGVRAHHTKLRQRGIIVAERITPSEFVLLETENVAGLVTEHGGPTSHAAIFARSLEIPAVSGVPGLLEKLRPDDELIVDGLEGAVIAAPTRAQRTHYAESAERYERLRGRLDELRGLPSETRDGVRVRLSANIGGLFDLDLVKRYGAEGVGLLRTEILALSSRGLPEEEEQLRGYLRVAEQVAPDPVTVRCFDLGGEKALPNETLYEANPQLGWRAIRILLDRPELFRTQLRAIVRANARGNVKILLPMIASLDEVEASRALLSQVCRELGAQPPPLGVMIETPAAVAVAEHLARASDFFSIGTNDLMQYVLATDRENELVAGAYDPFHPAVLAGIRQAADAARAAGLPCAVCGELGGSPVIAPLLVGMGIRELSMAPFSVLVIRQVLRRLEASALEACAAQVLRCARAADVRERLAETYGALGLLDDPDIGGAMKLLLAPRVDSRDGPR; encoded by the coding sequence ATGCCGCGGCCGTCCGCGAACTTGCTCCGCGATCTCGGGCGCCTGCTCACGCGCAGCCACGACCTGGAGGAGACGCTGAACAACGTCGTGCGGCTTGTGGCGCGCTGGATGCGCGCATCGGCCTGCTCGATCTATCTGCTCGAGGACGACGGGCGGACGCTGATCCTGCGTGCCACGCGCGGGCTGAACCCGAACGCCGTGGGGCGCATGCGCATCCGGGTGGGGCAGGGCATCGCCGGGCGCTCGCTCGAGCAGCGCGAGACGATCGCGGTGCCCGACGTGCGGCAGGATCCGCGCATCCACGCGTTCCCGTACTCGGGCGAGCAGCGCTTCCGCTCGCTGGTCGCCGTGCCCCTGCTCGTGCGCGGCGAGCCGGTCGGCGTGCTCACGGCGCGCACCGCGCGCGTGCGAGTCTTCACGCCCGAGCAGCTCGAGCTGCTCGAGATGATCACCGCGCAGGTCGGCACGATCGTGCTGAACGCGCGCCTGCTCGACCGCGCGGTGCGCGACGCGAGTGAGGGCCGCGCGAGTCAGCCGGCGCCGGCGCGCGAGCTGCGCAAGCCGGGCATGCCGCTGCGCGGGATCGCGACCTCGCCCGGCATCGCGCGCGGCAGCGTGCACCTGCTCGCGGCGCGGCTCGACCTGTCCAACCTGGACTACCGCCCGGCGCGCACGGCCGAGGCCGAGTGGCGCGCGCTGCAGCGCGCGCTGCGCGAGACCGTGCGCCAGCTGAACGAGCTGCGCGAGACCGTGGGCGCCCGCTTCGGCGAGGAGCTGGCGGACGTGTTCACGACCCACATCATGATCCTCGAGGACCAGGGCTTCCGCGAGAGACTGCGGCGCCAGCTCGACGTGCACGGCAACGGCGCGCGCGCGCTGGTCGAGACGCTGCAGAGCTACGCCGCGATCCTGGGCGCGAGTCACGACCCGACCCTGCGCGAGCGCGCGGCCGACATGGAAGACGTGCTGCAGCGCGCGGTGGGCGAGCTCGTGGGCGTGCGCGCGCACCACACCAAGCTGCGCCAGCGCGGGATCATCGTGGCGGAGCGCATCACGCCCAGCGAGTTCGTGCTGCTCGAGACCGAGAACGTGGCCGGGCTGGTGACCGAGCACGGCGGGCCGACGAGTCACGCGGCGATCTTCGCGCGCTCGCTCGAGATCCCGGCCGTGTCCGGCGTGCCGGGCCTGCTCGAGAAGCTGCGGCCCGACGACGAGCTGATCGTCGACGGGCTCGAGGGCGCGGTGATCGCCGCGCCCACCCGCGCGCAGCGCACTCACTACGCCGAGTCGGCCGAGCGCTACGAGCGGCTGCGCGGCCGGCTCGACGAGCTGCGCGGCCTGCCCAGCGAGACACGCGACGGCGTGCGCGTGCGGCTGTCGGCGAACATCGGCGGCCTGTTCGACCTGGACCTGGTCAAGCGCTACGGCGCCGAGGGCGTGGGGCTGTTGCGCACCGAGATCCTCGCGCTCTCGTCGCGCGGCCTGCCCGAGGAGGAAGAGCAGCTGCGCGGGTATCTGCGCGTGGCCGAGCAGGTGGCGCCCGACCCGGTGACCGTGCGCTGCTTCGACCTGGGCGGCGAGAAGGCGCTGCCCAACGAGACACTCTACGAGGCCAACCCGCAGCTGGGCTGGCGCGCGATCCGCATCCTGCTCGACCGGCCCGAGCTGTTCCGCACCCAGCTGCGCGCGATCGTGCGCGCGAACGCGCGCGGCAACGTGAAGATCCTGCTGCCGATGATCGCCTCGCTCGACGAGGTCGAGGCCTCGCGCGCGCTGCTCTCCCAGGTGTGTCGTGAGCTCGGCGCGCAGCCGCCGCCGCTCGGGGTGATGATCGAGACGCCGGCCGCGGTCGCGGTCGCGGAGCATCTCGCGCGCGCGAGTGACTTCTTCTCGATCGGCACCAACGACCTCATGCAGTACGTGCTCGCCACCGACCGCGAGAACGAGCTGGTCGCGGGCGCCTACGACCCGTTCCATCCCGCGGTGCTGGCGGGCATCCGCCAGGCCGCCGACGCCGCGCGCGCGGCCGGCCTGCCCTGCGCGGTGTGCGGTGAGCTGGGCGGCAGCCCGGTGATCGCGCCGCTGCTGGTCGGCATGGGCATCCGCGAGCTCTCCATGGCGCCGTTCTCGGTGCTCGTGATCCGGCAGGTGCTGCGGCGGCTCGAGGCCTCGGCGCTGGAGGCGTGTGCAGCGCAGGTCCTGCGCTGCGCGCGCGCCGCCGACGTGCGCGAGAGACTCGCGGAGACCTACGGCGCGCTGGGCTTGCTCGACGACCCCGACATCGGCGGAGCCATGAAACTCCTGCTCGCGCCGCGCGTTGACAGTCGGGACGGGCCCCGATAG
- a CDS encoding helix-turn-helix transcriptional regulator, whose amino-acid sequence MEHTSFEEHMDDSKPRKRNRVRELRENKLMTQAQLAKKAKVALRTIHSVEKGMNCRMDTKRKILLALGMRFEDKDQVFLD is encoded by the coding sequence ATGGAGCACACGAGCTTCGAAGAGCACATGGACGACAGCAAGCCCCGGAAGCGGAACCGGGTGCGTGAGCTGCGCGAGAACAAGCTCATGACCCAAGCGCAGCTTGCCAAGAAGGCCAAGGTGGCCCTGCGCACGATCCACTCGGTGGAGAAGGGCATGAACTGCCGCATGGACACCAAGCGCAAGATCCTCCTGGCTCTCGGGATGCGCTTCGAGGACAAGGACCAGGTCTTCCTGGACTGA
- a CDS encoding TPM domain-containing protein — protein sequence MAGVEELLAPGAFDSIEAAVRDAERTTTGEIVPVVVERSDSYADVRIGAAALVAIAGGGLLAAFAPQLDPWLVPTQIGVFAALCAGFGWRPLLGAVAPNPLFSERVHQAAALAFHHAGLVETRERTGILIYVSLLERRVEVVADKGIHARVADGTWEEVVERVLAGIRAGRADQGLVAGIRRCGEILAANFPPRADDLNELPDRPRGA from the coding sequence GCGGGCGTCGAAGAGCTGCTGGCGCCCGGCGCCTTCGACTCGATCGAGGCCGCGGTGCGCGACGCCGAGCGCACGACCACCGGCGAGATCGTGCCGGTGGTGGTCGAGCGCAGTGATTCGTACGCCGACGTGCGCATCGGCGCCGCGGCGCTGGTGGCGATCGCCGGCGGCGGGCTGCTCGCCGCCTTCGCGCCGCAGCTCGACCCCTGGCTCGTGCCGACACAGATCGGTGTATTCGCGGCGCTGTGCGCGGGCTTCGGCTGGCGGCCGCTGTTGGGCGCGGTCGCGCCCAACCCGCTGTTCTCGGAGCGCGTGCACCAGGCGGCGGCGCTCGCCTTCCACCACGCGGGCCTGGTCGAGACGCGCGAGCGCACCGGCATCCTCATCTACGTGTCGCTGCTCGAGCGCCGGGTCGAGGTCGTGGCCGACAAGGGCATCCACGCGCGCGTGGCCGACGGCACCTGGGAGGAGGTGGTCGAGCGCGTGCTCGCGGGCATCCGCGCGGGCCGCGCCGACCAGGGGCTGGTGGCCGGCATCCGCCGCTGCGGCGAGATCCTGGCCGCGAACTTCCCGCCGCGCGCCGACGACCTGAACGAGTTACCGGACCGGCCGCGCGGCGCTTGA
- a CDS encoding Fur family transcriptional regulator → MASSAESDRRMQKQLAEHLARNGLKQTRQREAILEAFAAAKGHVSSEELYEVVRARHPDVGAATVYRALKLFCEAGVARAHHFRDGVTLYEREGHHHDHLICTSCGAIVEFERAVIEEEQLKVAVEHGYRLTQHRHILYGICPKCQKKASSAARPVR, encoded by the coding sequence ATGGCTTCGAGTGCTGAGTCCGACCGGCGCATGCAGAAGCAGCTGGCGGAGCACCTCGCGCGCAACGGTCTCAAACAGACTCGCCAGCGCGAAGCCATCCTCGAGGCGTTCGCCGCCGCCAAGGGTCACGTGTCGAGCGAGGAGCTGTACGAGGTCGTGCGCGCGCGCCACCCCGACGTGGGCGCGGCCACGGTGTACCGCGCGCTGAAGCTGTTCTGCGAGGCCGGCGTCGCCCGCGCGCACCACTTCCGCGACGGAGTGACTCTCTACGAGCGCGAAGGCCACCACCACGATCACCTGATCTGCACCAGCTGCGGCGCGATCGTCGAGTTCGAGCGCGCCGTGATCGAGGAAGAGCAGCTGAAGGTCGCCGTCGAGCACGGCTACCGACTCACCCAGCACCGGCACATCCTCTACGGGATCTGCCCCAAGTGCCAGAAGAAGGCCTCAAGCGCCGCGCGGCCGGTCCGGTAA
- a CDS encoding AAA family ATPase: MARVLVGQHELVDGLMIALLCQGHVLVEGVPGLAKTTAVRTFARVLDLSFRRIQFTPDLLPADLLGTQVYEPAQSTFRLHRGPIFHHVILADEINRAPAKVQSALLEAMEERQVTLAGETLRLPEPFLVMATQNPVE; this comes from the coding sequence ATGGCACGCGTTCTCGTCGGCCAGCACGAGCTGGTCGACGGCCTGATGATCGCCCTGCTCTGTCAGGGCCACGTGCTCGTCGAGGGCGTGCCCGGCCTGGCCAAGACCACCGCCGTGCGCACGTTCGCGCGCGTGCTCGACCTGTCGTTCCGGCGCATCCAGTTCACCCCGGACCTGCTGCCCGCCGACCTGCTCGGCACGCAGGTGTACGAGCCGGCCCAGTCGACCTTCCGCCTGCACCGCGGGCCGATCTTCCACCACGTGATCCTCGCCGACGAGATCAACCGCGCGCCCGCGAAGGTGCAGAGCGCGCTGCTCGAGGCCATGGAGGAGCGGCAAGTCACTCTGGCGGGCGAGACACTGCGCCTGCCCGAGCCGTTCCTGGTCATGGCCACGCAGAACCCGGTGGAGCA
- a CDS encoding AsmA-like C-terminal region-containing protein, which yields MRRLLVVAVLLALASFGALFAMLYTADADFVAGALTKLLGRHVEIGKVQLHFGRRLEVELEQVRVADPSAPDAPPALEVAHARGVQAWPRLLAGQYLPLDWTLDAPLLRIRTSAEPLAFDPAALPRLGLLVQDGRVEVTSAAGERWSLERLQLDAKRAGFGTRVEGEGSARLTRGEKPVSELALRFSATRAGADLRGTFARLDLATLPKTLVTPKGRAEGGFDLSLDSAGVKGRIQARVERFELVIPKYSGPIAPRSTQVVADVDWRGNNLSLQLHPLALDDLVASGSVKLGSGSGGRLTADLRLLPFEPGRQDRVNGLNFLSQRFKSWAKVRARIEAGVAEDIHLTVDVPTATFRESLSYDTPMAENAFVLQLRVRDGTYRPKPDETPLTQMQGELEIRGNVMDIRRLRMTDDGEPLPEINVRLDGMHRLVHLPDEEDHVVGGPGTKLSGLAAMAAAFRASDSTAKEPTVIQFEDLALRMPQLILPVRQASGELRFPNGGIVADPVRGTLGGSPAEFSVKWDRAIERVDVRIRYLEGDPGPGGPITGPRWLSAKVAFQTLSLPEWPVQGLHGRLTAEGAAVTASGIKARLADGDFDASGHVDLSQAGRAPFDLDLGVSGFDPKQVCETFGLPADSVTGRGYVKLKLSGALRPGGDFRTEGRLEGHLVLRDGTVARLPTLVAIARVPSLAGVTGLLGKPLPYRTVEADLALDGGKLGIADGKLLGPELRILASGEMDFHSAERRYDFIVALLFLQTLDRVLAEVPIVRNVMLGEDKNLIAVYLRIEGPKDNLTVTPLPPAAVESVVGFASNAVLNGVKSLGRLIPGRRTSPPPAEPNPPPPESNPPPQVESPLR from the coding sequence TTGCGGCGCTTGCTCGTGGTGGCGGTGCTCCTCGCGCTGGCGTCGTTCGGCGCGCTGTTCGCCATGCTGTACACGGCCGACGCGGACTTCGTCGCCGGGGCACTCACCAAGCTCCTGGGACGGCACGTCGAGATCGGGAAGGTCCAGCTCCACTTCGGCCGCCGGCTCGAGGTCGAGCTCGAGCAGGTCCGGGTGGCGGATCCGTCGGCCCCGGACGCACCGCCCGCACTGGAGGTGGCGCACGCGCGCGGGGTGCAGGCCTGGCCGCGGCTCCTGGCCGGCCAGTATCTGCCGCTCGATTGGACGCTCGACGCGCCGCTCTTGCGCATCCGCACCAGCGCCGAGCCCCTGGCCTTCGACCCGGCGGCATTGCCGCGCCTGGGCCTGCTCGTCCAGGACGGCCGGGTCGAAGTCACCAGCGCCGCTGGCGAGCGCTGGTCACTCGAGAGACTGCAGCTCGACGCCAAGCGCGCGGGCTTCGGCACCCGGGTCGAAGGCGAGGGCAGCGCGCGCCTGACTCGCGGCGAGAAGCCGGTGTCCGAGCTGGCGCTGCGCTTCAGCGCCACGCGCGCCGGCGCCGACCTGCGCGGCACCTTCGCGCGCCTCGACCTGGCCACCCTGCCGAAGACGCTCGTGACTCCCAAGGGCCGTGCCGAGGGCGGCTTCGACCTGTCGCTCGATTCGGCCGGGGTGAAGGGCCGCATCCAGGCACGGGTCGAGCGCTTCGAGCTCGTGATTCCCAAGTACTCGGGCCCGATCGCCCCGCGCAGCACCCAGGTGGTGGCCGACGTCGACTGGCGCGGAAACAACCTGTCGCTCCAGCTCCACCCGCTCGCGCTCGACGACCTGGTCGCCAGCGGCTCGGTCAAGCTCGGTTCGGGATCCGGCGGGCGTCTCACCGCCGACCTGCGCCTCCTGCCGTTCGAGCCTGGCCGTCAGGACCGCGTGAACGGGCTGAACTTCCTGTCGCAGCGCTTCAAGAGCTGGGCGAAGGTGCGCGCGCGCATCGAGGCGGGCGTTGCCGAGGACATCCACCTTACGGTCGACGTGCCGACCGCGACCTTCCGCGAGAGTCTCTCGTACGACACGCCCATGGCCGAGAACGCGTTCGTGCTGCAGCTGCGCGTGCGCGACGGGACCTACCGGCCCAAGCCCGACGAGACACCGCTCACGCAGATGCAGGGCGAGCTCGAGATCCGGGGCAACGTGATGGACATCCGGCGTCTGCGCATGACGGACGACGGCGAGCCGTTGCCCGAGATCAACGTGCGCCTCGACGGCATGCACCGGCTGGTGCACCTGCCGGACGAGGAGGACCACGTGGTGGGCGGCCCGGGGACCAAGCTTTCGGGTCTGGCCGCGATGGCGGCCGCGTTCCGCGCCAGTGACTCGACCGCGAAGGAGCCGACGGTCATACAGTTCGAGGACTTAGCCCTGCGCATGCCCCAGCTGATCCTCCCCGTGCGCCAGGCGTCGGGCGAGCTGCGCTTCCCGAACGGCGGCATCGTGGCCGACCCGGTGCGGGGCACGCTCGGCGGTTCGCCGGCGGAGTTCTCGGTGAAGTGGGACCGCGCGATCGAGCGCGTCGACGTGCGCATCCGCTATCTCGAGGGTGATCCCGGGCCGGGCGGGCCGATCACGGGCCCGCGCTGGCTCAGTGCCAAGGTGGCCTTCCAGACGCTCAGTCTGCCCGAGTGGCCGGTCCAGGGCCTGCACGGGCGACTCACTGCAGAGGGCGCGGCGGTCACCGCCAGCGGGATCAAGGCCCGGCTCGCCGACGGCGACTTCGACGCCTCGGGACATGTCGACCTCTCCCAGGCCGGCCGGGCGCCCTTCGACCTGGACCTGGGTGTGTCGGGCTTCGACCCCAAGCAGGTGTGCGAGACGTTCGGCCTGCCGGCGGACAGCGTGACCGGACGGGGCTACGTGAAGCTCAAGCTGTCGGGCGCGCTGCGGCCGGGCGGTGACTTCCGCACCGAGGGCCGGCTCGAGGGCCATCTGGTGCTGCGCGACGGCACGGTGGCGCGCCTGCCCACGCTGGTCGCGATCGCGCGCGTGCCGTCGCTGGCGGGAGTCACCGGGCTCCTGGGCAAGCCGCTCCCGTACCGCACGGTGGAGGCGGACCTGGCGCTCGACGGCGGCAAGCTCGGCATCGCCGACGGGAAGCTGCTCGGACCCGAGCTGCGCATCCTGGCCAGCGGCGAGATGGACTTCCACAGCGCGGAGCGGCGCTACGACTTCATCGTGGCGCTCTTGTTCCTGCAGACGCTCGACCGCGTGCTGGCCGAGGTGCCGATCGTGCGCAACGTGATGCTGGGCGAGGACAAGAACCTGATCGCCGTCTATCTGCGCATCGAGGGCCCGAAGGACAACCTGACGGTGACTCCGCTGCCGCCCGCGGCGGTGGAGAGCGTGGTGGGCTTCGCGTCGAATGCCGTGCTGAACGGCGTGAAGAGTCTGGGCCGGCTGATCCCGGGCCGGCGCACGAGCCCGCCGCCGGCCGAGCCGAATCCGCCGCCGCCTGAATCCAATCCACCGCCCCAGGTCGAATCACCCCTGAGGTAG